In Topomyia yanbarensis strain Yona2022 chromosome 2, ASM3024719v1, whole genome shotgun sequence, one DNA window encodes the following:
- the LOC131682333 gene encoding clavesin-1-like, with product MDLAPFDIDVSPPSAALLEIARRELRETPEVREAATTELRKLLHNATDLHYRDDDEFLLVFLRPCHFYPESALKMMRRIADFKKNYHPLMHNLYPEDEKLSFLEHGIVNVLTNRDRKGRRVLLLNVGKVWDPKQVSPEKLFRMLFLVHLVAQLEPSTQINGVVIIMDFEGLSLKQVRALSPSFSRLLLTFIQEAVPLRMKEVHIIKQPYIFNMVWTLFKPFIGEKLKNRLEFHGSDMKKLHKYIDPSDLPKNYGGSRPPLDYGSRDWYPCIEKYFDHISKWNTYGHANAL from the exons atggatCTAGCCCCATTCGATATAGATGTATCTCCTCCCTCGGCGGCACTGCTGGAAATTGCCCGCCGAGAATTACGGGAAACTCCGGAAGTACGTGAGGCTGCCACCACCGAGCTAAGGAAGCTGCTCCACAATGCTACCGATCTGCACTATCGGGACGACGATGAGTTCCTGTTGGTTTTTCTCAGACCGTGTCATTTCTATCCGGAAAGTGCCCTCAAAATG ATGCGAAGAATAGCCGATTTCAAGAAGAACTACCATCCTCTGATGCACAATCTCTACCCGGAGGACGAAAAGCTATCCTTCCTGGAGCATGGCATCGTCAACGTTCTGACGAACCGGGACCGAAAAGGGCGCCGAGTTCTACTGCTGAACGTTGGTAAAGTGTGGGATCCGAAGCAGGTTAGCCCGGAAAAACTATTCCGAATGCTGTTCCTTGTCCACCTGGTAGCCCAGTTGGAACCATCGACACAAATCAACGGCGTCGTTATCATCATGGACTTTGAGGGGCTCTCACTGAAACAGGTTCGCGCTCTGTCGCCATCCTTTTCCCGCTTGCTTCTAACCTTCATCCAAGAAGCCGTTCCACTGCGGATGAAGGAAGTTCACATCATCAAACAGCCGTACATCTTCAACATGGTATGGACGCTGTTCAAACCGTTCATCGGAGAGAAGCTGAAGAATAGG CTCGAATTCCACGGCAGCGACATGAAGAAGCTGCACAAGTACATCGATCCAAGTGACCTGCCGAAAAATTATGGCGGATCACGCCCACCGCTTGACTACGGTTCTCGCGATTGGTACCCTTGTATCGAGAAGTACTTCGACCATATCAGCAAATGGAACACGTACGGTCACGCAAACGCGCTTTGA